A window of Streptomyces armeniacus contains these coding sequences:
- a CDS encoding HGxxPAAW family protein: protein MAGNNHGHTLAAWTGVTITFLGFCIGGAFTVMAQPLGVAAGCAVALLGGVVGLAMRAAGLGQKPQPQRQPQPRASQEPASASASAQS, encoded by the coding sequence ATGGCGGGCAACAACCACGGACACACGCTGGCGGCCTGGACCGGCGTCACCATCACCTTCCTCGGCTTCTGCATCGGCGGGGCCTTCACGGTGATGGCGCAGCCGCTCGGAGTCGCGGCCGGTTGCGCCGTAGCACTTCTCGGCGGCGTGGTGGGACTGGCCATGCGAGCCGCGGGCCTCGGCCAGAAGCCCCAGCCGCAGCGTCAGCCGCAGCCGCGGGCGAGCCAGGAGCCGGCCTCGGCTTCGGCCTCCGCGCAGTCCTGA
- a CDS encoding TIGR03085 family metal-binding protein — translation MSTHAKRERLLLADLLEAAGPEAPTLCAGWKTRDLAAHVVVRERRGDAAGGIVIKPLAARLERVQGEFAAKPYEELIQLIRTGPPRMSPFALKQVDEAANTVEFFLHSEDVRRAQPDWTPRELDPVFADALWRRLESTAKIYGRKSPVGLVLRRPNGQTAVARKGTPVVTATGEPAELLLFAAGRQDAARLELEGEKEAVERAHDADLGL, via the coding sequence ATGTCGACCCATGCCAAGCGTGAACGCCTGCTCCTCGCCGACCTGCTGGAAGCCGCCGGCCCGGAGGCCCCGACCCTGTGCGCGGGCTGGAAGACCCGCGACCTGGCCGCGCACGTCGTCGTGCGCGAGCGCCGTGGCGACGCGGCGGGCGGCATCGTGATCAAGCCGCTCGCCGCCCGTCTGGAGCGGGTGCAGGGGGAGTTCGCCGCGAAGCCGTACGAGGAGCTGATCCAGCTCATCCGTACGGGACCGCCGCGCATGTCCCCGTTCGCACTCAAGCAGGTGGACGAGGCCGCGAACACGGTGGAGTTCTTCCTGCACTCCGAGGACGTCCGGCGCGCGCAGCCGGACTGGACGCCGCGCGAGCTCGACCCGGTCTTCGCCGACGCGCTGTGGCGGCGGCTCGAGTCCACCGCGAAGATCTACGGCCGCAAGTCGCCGGTGGGTCTCGTGCTGCGCCGGCCCAACGGCCAGACGGCGGTGGCCCGCAAGGGCACCCCGGTCGTCACGGCCACCGGCGAGCCCGCCGAGCTGCTCCTCTTCGCCGCCGGCCGCCAGGACGCGGCGCGGCTGGAGCTGGAGGGCGAGAAGGAGGCCGTCGAGCGCGCACACGACGCGGACCTGGGGCTCTGA
- a CDS encoding DsbA family protein → MSQKNREGKRSARERLREQRERERAADKRLRVLKVAGAMAAVLGVAAVTGVVVANQGDDGGGDTASAKPITQGTGRAAATLTVYEDFRCPACAQFENAFRGTIRELEEAGKLKTEYHIVTIIDGNMGGNGSKYAANAAACARDQGKFRPYHDVLFSNQPGEQDDAFGDKKRLLRLAGKVEGLEGPAFEKCVEDGRHGTWVERSNNAFLESGHNATPTVLLDGENVYADQSDPLTPEKLKRMVEAKTA, encoded by the coding sequence ATGAGCCAGAAGAACCGCGAGGGAAAGCGCAGCGCACGCGAGCGGCTGCGGGAGCAGCGCGAGCGCGAGAGGGCGGCGGACAAACGCCTGAGGGTGCTGAAGGTGGCCGGCGCGATGGCCGCGGTGCTCGGCGTGGCCGCCGTCACCGGCGTGGTCGTCGCCAACCAGGGCGATGACGGGGGCGGCGACACCGCGTCCGCGAAACCGATCACCCAGGGCACCGGCCGCGCCGCCGCGACCCTCACCGTCTACGAGGACTTCCGCTGCCCGGCCTGCGCGCAGTTCGAGAACGCGTTCCGCGGGACCATCCGCGAGCTGGAGGAGGCCGGGAAGCTCAAGACCGAGTACCACATCGTCACGATCATCGACGGCAACATGGGCGGCAACGGCTCCAAGTACGCGGCGAACGCGGCGGCCTGCGCACGCGACCAGGGCAAGTTCCGGCCGTACCACGACGTGCTGTTCAGCAACCAGCCCGGCGAGCAGGACGACGCGTTCGGCGACAAGAAGCGGCTGCTCCGGCTGGCCGGGAAGGTCGAAGGGCTGGAGGGGCCGGCGTTCGAGAAGTGCGTGGAGGACGGCCGGCACGGCACGTGGGTGGAGCGGTCGAACAACGCGTTCCTCGAGTCGGGGCACAACGCGACCCCGACCGTGCTGCTGGACGGCGAGAACGTGTACGCGGACCAGAGCGATCCGCTGACGCCGGAGAAGCTGAAGAGGATGGTCGAGGCGAAGACCGCCTAG
- a CDS encoding TIGR02234 family membrane protein: protein MTSEPPATTPRPSRAPRRALACALLTGALGAAVVLVAAGQVWSESTASFADGTLPLEAEGGDISGLPSALALVGLAALVAVFAVRRAVRFAVAGLLALCGAGTVVTAVLGANDTAALQDKAAQASGLASSGIGDVTHSVWPYLSAAGGVLLLVAGALALRYGRDWPSMAGSGRYERTPRASRTRSRAGGRAAAPPVDPDRPEDLWKALDRGEDPTYGTS from the coding sequence GTGACTTCCGAACCCCCGGCAACCACCCCGCGGCCGTCCCGGGCGCCCCGGCGCGCGCTGGCGTGCGCGCTGCTGACGGGCGCGCTGGGCGCGGCGGTGGTGCTGGTGGCCGCCGGCCAGGTGTGGAGCGAGAGCACCGCGTCGTTCGCGGACGGCACCCTCCCACTGGAGGCCGAGGGCGGCGACATCAGCGGACTCCCCAGCGCGCTGGCGCTGGTGGGGCTGGCCGCGCTGGTCGCCGTGTTCGCGGTGCGCCGCGCCGTACGGTTCGCCGTCGCCGGACTGCTCGCCCTCTGTGGCGCAGGCACCGTCGTCACCGCCGTGCTGGGCGCGAACGACACGGCCGCACTCCAGGACAAGGCCGCGCAGGCCAGCGGTCTCGCGAGCAGCGGCATCGGCGACGTGACCCACAGCGTCTGGCCGTACCTTTCGGCGGCGGGCGGCGTCCTGCTTCTCGTCGCGGGGGCGCTGGCCCTGCGCTACGGGCGGGACTGGCCGTCGATGGCGGGCAGCGGGCGGTACGAGCGGACGCCCCGCGCGTCCCGTACGCGCTCCAGGGCCGGGGGCCGCGCGGCCGCGCCTCCGGTGGACCCGGACCGGCCCGAGGACCTGTGGAAGGCGCTCGACCGCGGCGAGGACCCCACGTACGGCACGTCCTGA
- the trpA gene encoding tryptophan synthase subunit alpha, whose amino-acid sequence MSGQPAGNAELLRTTLAAAADEGRAALVGYLPAGFPTVDGGIQACTALLEGGCDIVEVGLPHSDPVLDGPVIQTADDIALRGGVRIADVLRTVRETHAATGAPVLCMTYWNPVDRYGAERFAAELAAAGGAGCILPDLPVEESDGWRKAAEQHGLATVFVVAPSSKDARLARITEAGSGFVYAASLMGVTGTRESVGREAAELVRRTRATTRLPVCVGLGVSTPGQAAEVAAFADGVIVGSAFVKRLLDAGDDLAAGLADVRTLAGELAAGVRVRG is encoded by the coding sequence GTGAGCGGGCAGCCCGCCGGGAACGCCGAGCTGCTGCGCACCACCCTCGCCGCCGCTGCCGACGAGGGCCGGGCCGCCCTGGTCGGCTACCTCCCGGCCGGATTCCCCACCGTGGACGGCGGCATCCAGGCGTGCACCGCGCTGCTGGAGGGCGGCTGCGACATCGTCGAGGTCGGCCTCCCGCACAGCGACCCGGTGCTGGACGGGCCGGTCATCCAGACCGCGGACGACATCGCGCTGCGCGGCGGCGTCCGTATCGCCGACGTGCTCCGTACGGTGCGCGAGACGCACGCCGCGACGGGCGCGCCGGTGCTGTGCATGACGTACTGGAACCCGGTCGACCGCTACGGCGCCGAGCGGTTCGCCGCCGAGCTCGCCGCCGCGGGCGGCGCAGGCTGCATCCTGCCCGACCTGCCGGTCGAGGAGTCCGACGGCTGGCGGAAGGCCGCCGAGCAGCACGGCCTCGCGACGGTCTTCGTGGTCGCGCCGTCCAGCAAGGACGCGCGGCTGGCGCGGATCACTGAGGCGGGCAGCGGCTTCGTGTACGCGGCCTCGCTGATGGGCGTGACGGGCACCCGCGAGTCGGTCGGCCGGGAGGCGGCGGAACTGGTGCGCCGCACGCGCGCCACCACGCGGCTGCCGGTGTGCGTCGGGCTCGGCGTCTCGACGCCGGGGCAGGCGGCGGAGGTCGCCGCGTTCGCGGACGGGGTGATCGTCGGCTCCGCCTTCGTCAAACGCCTGCTCGACGCGGGCGACGACCTGGCGGCGGGCCTCGCGGACGTACGGACGCTCGCGGGCGAACTGGCGGCAGGCGTGCGCGTACGCGGCTGA
- a CDS encoding dihydrofolate reductase family protein, producing the protein MRKIIVCTFLTLDGVMQAPGGPDEDAESGFEHGGWQKPVADDEVGAAIAGWYEHSDAMLLGRKTYEIFASYWPTADPGNPFTERMNSMRKYVASRSLTSVEWQNSTLLEGDIVDALRQLKASDGGDINVVGSGDLAQTLMRHGIVDEYRLTIGTGKRLFADGAIPTALEPVSVSTTKGGTVIGVFRPGGKPSYDSY; encoded by the coding sequence ATGCGCAAGATCATCGTTTGCACATTCCTGACGCTGGACGGCGTGATGCAGGCGCCGGGCGGTCCGGACGAGGACGCCGAGAGCGGCTTCGAGCACGGCGGCTGGCAGAAGCCGGTGGCCGACGACGAGGTCGGCGCGGCCATCGCCGGCTGGTACGAGCACTCCGACGCGATGCTGCTCGGCCGCAAGACGTACGAGATCTTCGCGTCGTACTGGCCGACCGCCGACCCCGGCAACCCGTTCACCGAGCGGATGAACAGCATGCGCAAGTACGTGGCGTCCCGGTCCCTGACGTCCGTCGAGTGGCAGAACTCCACGCTGCTGGAGGGCGACATCGTCGATGCCCTGCGCCAGCTGAAGGCGTCCGACGGCGGCGACATCAACGTCGTCGGCAGCGGCGACCTCGCCCAGACCCTCATGCGGCACGGCATCGTCGACGAGTACCGGCTGACCATCGGCACCGGCAAGCGGCTGTTCGCCGACGGAGCGATCCCCACCGCGCTGGAGCCGGTCAGCGTGTCGACGACGAAGGGCGGCACCGTCATCGGCGTCTTCCGGCCGGGCGGCAAGCCGAGCTACGACAGCTACTAG
- the trpC gene encoding indole-3-glycerol phosphate synthase TrpC — protein sequence MSVLDEIIDGVREDLAERQARVSLDDLKQRAGAAPQAKDGIAALKGDSVKVICEVKRSSPSKGALAAIADPAGLAADYEAGGAAVISVLTEQRRFGGSLADLEAVRAKVDIPVLRKDFVFTAYQLWEARAYGADLVLLIVAALEQEALVSLVERAESIGLTPLVEVHDEEEVERALAAGAKLIGVNARNLRTLEVDRGNFERIAPEIPDHVVKIAESGVRGPHDLIAYANEGADAVLVGESLVTGKDPRSAVADLVAAGAHPALRHGRG from the coding sequence GTGAGTGTGCTCGACGAGATCATCGACGGCGTCCGCGAAGACCTCGCCGAGCGGCAGGCGCGCGTCAGCCTCGACGATCTCAAGCAGCGCGCCGGGGCCGCCCCGCAGGCCAAGGACGGGATCGCCGCGCTCAAGGGCGACAGTGTCAAGGTCATCTGCGAGGTCAAGCGCTCGAGCCCGTCCAAGGGCGCCCTCGCCGCCATCGCCGACCCCGCGGGGCTCGCCGCCGACTACGAGGCGGGCGGCGCCGCCGTCATCTCCGTCCTCACCGAGCAGCGCCGCTTCGGCGGCTCCCTCGCGGACCTCGAAGCGGTCCGCGCCAAGGTCGACATCCCGGTGCTGCGCAAGGACTTCGTCTTCACCGCGTACCAGCTGTGGGAGGCGCGCGCGTACGGCGCCGACCTCGTCCTGCTGATCGTCGCCGCGCTCGAGCAGGAGGCGCTCGTCTCGCTCGTCGAGCGGGCCGAGTCCATCGGGCTCACGCCCCTCGTCGAGGTGCACGACGAGGAGGAGGTCGAGCGCGCGCTGGCCGCCGGCGCGAAGCTGATCGGCGTGAACGCGCGCAACCTGCGCACTCTCGAGGTCGACCGCGGCAACTTCGAGCGGATCGCCCCGGAGATTCCGGACCACGTCGTCAAGATCGCCGAGTCCGGCGTACGGGGCCCGCACGACCTGATCGCCTACGCGAACGAGGGCGCCGACGCCGTCCTCGTCGGCGAGTCCCTGGTCACCGGCAAGGACCCGCGGTCGGCGGTCGCCGACCTGGTCGCCGCCGGCGCACACCCCGCGCTCCGGCACGGGCGGGGCTGA
- the hisI gene encoding phosphoribosyl-AMP cyclohydrolase — protein sequence MSRPTPRTPSPPPSSLDPAVAGRLKRNADGLVAAVAQQYDTGEVLMLGWMDDEALHRTLTTGRCTYWSRSRGEYWVKGDTSGHFQWVKSVALDCDGDTVLVKVDQVGAACHTGDRTCFDSGQLALDG from the coding sequence ATGTCCCGCCCCACACCACGTACCCCGTCCCCTCCTCCGTCCTCCCTGGACCCGGCGGTCGCCGGGAGGCTCAAGCGGAACGCCGACGGTCTCGTCGCGGCCGTCGCCCAGCAGTACGACACCGGCGAGGTGCTCATGCTGGGGTGGATGGACGACGAGGCGCTGCACCGTACGCTCACCACCGGCCGGTGCACGTACTGGTCGCGCAGCCGCGGGGAGTACTGGGTGAAGGGCGACACCTCCGGGCACTTCCAGTGGGTGAAGTCGGTGGCCCTCGACTGCGACGGCGACACGGTCCTCGTGAAGGTCGACCAGGTCGGCGCCGCGTGCCACACCGGTGACCGCACCTGCTTCGACTCCGGGCAGCTCGCGCTGGACGGCTGA
- a CDS encoding anthranilate synthase component I has product MTTPDLDTFRTLAKDRRVIPVTRRLLADGDTPIGLYRKLAAERPGTFLLESAENGRTWSRYSFVGVRSSAALTVRDGQAHWLGTPPVGVPTDGDPLHALRETVEALHTPRDLHESTELPPFTGGMVGYLGYDIVRRLEKLDDSTEDDLKVPELTMLLASDLAVLDHRDGTVLLIANAINHNDLETGVDDAYRGAVARLDAMAADLDRPTPASTTPLPPSRLPEYVARSGGETYQAAVEDIKERIRAGEAFQVVPSQRFEAPCAARALDVYRVLRATNPSPYMYLFRFEDDNGGFDVVGSSPEALIKVEDGRALLHPIAGTRPRGDTPQQDTALADELLADPKERAEHLMLVDLGRNDLGRVCEPGSVEVVDFMSVERYSHVMHIVSTVTGQLAEGRTAFDALTACFPAGTLSGAPKPRALQIIEELEPTRRGIYGGCVGYLDFAGDSDTAIAIRTALLRGGTAYVQAGAGVVADSDPVAEDIECRNKAAALLRAVDTAERLGGSVDT; this is encoded by the coding sequence ATGACGACACCGGACCTCGACACCTTCCGCACGCTGGCGAAGGACCGCCGGGTCATCCCGGTCACGCGGCGGCTGCTGGCGGACGGCGACACCCCCATCGGGCTCTACCGCAAGCTCGCGGCGGAGCGCCCCGGCACGTTCCTGCTGGAGTCCGCGGAGAACGGCCGTACCTGGTCGCGCTACTCGTTCGTCGGCGTACGCAGCTCCGCCGCGCTCACCGTCCGCGACGGGCAGGCGCACTGGCTCGGCACCCCGCCCGTCGGCGTCCCCACCGACGGCGACCCGCTGCACGCGCTCCGCGAGACCGTCGAGGCCCTGCACACTCCGCGCGACCTGCACGAGTCCACCGAACTACCGCCGTTCACCGGCGGCATGGTGGGCTATCTCGGGTACGACATCGTGCGCCGTCTCGAGAAGCTAGACGACAGCACCGAGGACGATCTCAAGGTGCCCGAGCTGACGATGCTGCTCGCGTCCGACCTTGCCGTCCTCGACCACCGCGACGGCACGGTGCTGCTGATCGCCAACGCCATCAACCACAACGACCTCGAGACCGGCGTCGACGACGCCTACCGCGGCGCGGTCGCCCGGCTCGACGCGATGGCCGCCGACCTGGACCGGCCGACGCCCGCGAGCACCACGCCGCTGCCGCCGTCGCGGCTGCCCGAGTACGTGGCGCGGTCCGGCGGCGAGACGTACCAGGCGGCCGTCGAGGACATCAAGGAACGCATCCGGGCGGGGGAGGCGTTCCAGGTCGTCCCGTCGCAGCGGTTCGAGGCGCCGTGCGCCGCGCGGGCGCTGGACGTGTACCGGGTGCTGCGCGCCACCAACCCCAGCCCGTACATGTACCTGTTCCGCTTCGAGGACGACAACGGCGGCTTCGACGTCGTCGGCTCCAGCCCCGAGGCCCTGATCAAGGTCGAGGACGGCCGCGCCCTGCTGCACCCCATCGCGGGCACACGGCCGCGCGGCGACACCCCGCAGCAGGACACGGCCCTCGCCGACGAACTCCTCGCCGACCCCAAGGAGCGCGCCGAGCACCTGATGCTCGTCGACCTCGGCCGCAACGACCTGGGCCGGGTCTGCGAGCCGGGCAGCGTCGAGGTCGTCGACTTCATGTCCGTCGAGCGCTACAGCCACGTCATGCACATCGTGTCCACCGTCACCGGGCAGCTCGCCGAGGGCCGTACGGCGTTCGACGCGCTCACCGCCTGCTTCCCCGCGGGCACCCTCTCCGGCGCCCCCAAGCCGCGCGCGCTGCAGATCATCGAGGAGCTGGAGCCCACCCGGCGCGGCATCTACGGCGGCTGCGTCGGCTATCTCGACTTCGCGGGCGACTCCGACACGGCCATCGCGATCCGTACGGCACTGCTGCGCGGCGGCACCGCCTACGTACAGGCTGGCGCCGGCGTGGTGGCCGACTCCGACCCCGTCGCCGAGGACATCGAGTGCCGGAACAAGGCCGCCGCCCTGCTGAGGGCGGTGGACACCGCCGAACGGCTCGGCGGTAGCGTGGACACGTGA
- the trpM gene encoding tryptophan biosynthesis modulator TrpM, with amino-acid sequence MTTARAAAPQAPVPGSSAGRGARPPYAPPCAPSDHRLPHAALRRGCRPRGCRAPARRVHGRRVRYHIGCEPGQINGRRWRLPTA; translated from the coding sequence ATGACCACCGCACGCGCCGCCGCGCCGCAGGCCCCCGTCCCGGGGAGTTCCGCGGGCCGCGGCGCGCGTCCGCCGTACGCGCCGCCGTGCGCGCCGTCGGACCACCGCCTGCCGCACGCGGCGCTGCGCCGGGGCTGCCGCCCGCGCGGCTGCCGCGCGCCCGCGCGCCGCGTCCACGGCCGCCGCGTGCGCTACCACATCGGGTGCGAGCCCGGCCAGATCAACGGTCGCCGATGGCGGCTCCCCACGGCCTGA
- the trpB gene encoding tryptophan synthase subunit beta, which produces MSGFFIPDRDGRVPTPEGYFGIFGGKFIPEALVAAVDEVAAEYQKAKDDPAFAAELEELLVDYTGRPSPLTEAARFAEHAGGARVFLKREDLNHTGSHKINNVLGQALLTKRMGKTRVIAETGAGQHGVATATACAYFGLECTIYMGEIDTERQALNVARMRMLGAQVVPVASGSRTLKDAINEAFRDWVANVDRTHYLFGTVAGPHPFPVLVRDFHRVIGVEARRQILERTGRLPDAVAACVGGGSNAIGLFHAFIPDTDVRLVGFEAAGHGVDSGEHAATLTAGEPGVLHGSRSYVLQDDEGQITEPYSISAGLDYPGIGPEHAYLKDSGRGEYRPVTDDEAMQALRLLSRTEGIIPAIESAHALAGALDLGKELGKDGIVLVNLSGRGDKDMDTAARYFGLYDGAEGSGKDEGKGADQ; this is translated from the coding sequence ATGTCCGGCTTCTTCATCCCCGACCGCGACGGTCGGGTGCCCACCCCCGAGGGCTACTTCGGGATCTTCGGCGGGAAGTTCATCCCCGAGGCGCTGGTCGCCGCCGTCGACGAGGTCGCGGCCGAGTACCAGAAGGCCAAGGACGACCCCGCCTTCGCCGCCGAGCTGGAGGAGCTGCTGGTCGACTACACCGGCCGGCCCAGCCCGCTCACCGAGGCGGCGCGGTTCGCCGAACACGCGGGCGGCGCCCGGGTGTTCCTCAAGCGCGAGGACCTGAACCACACCGGCTCACACAAGATCAACAACGTGCTCGGCCAGGCCCTGCTCACCAAGCGCATGGGCAAGACCCGGGTGATCGCCGAGACCGGCGCCGGCCAGCACGGCGTCGCCACGGCGACTGCCTGCGCCTACTTCGGCCTCGAGTGCACCATCTACATGGGCGAGATCGACACCGAGCGCCAGGCGCTCAACGTCGCGCGCATGCGCATGCTCGGTGCCCAGGTCGTCCCCGTGGCCTCCGGCAGCCGCACCCTCAAGGACGCCATCAACGAGGCGTTCCGCGACTGGGTCGCCAACGTCGACCGCACCCACTACCTCTTCGGTACGGTCGCAGGCCCGCACCCCTTCCCCGTACTCGTACGGGACTTCCACCGCGTCATCGGCGTCGAGGCGCGCCGGCAGATCCTGGAGCGTACGGGCCGTCTGCCGGACGCGGTGGCCGCCTGCGTGGGCGGCGGGTCCAACGCGATCGGCCTGTTCCACGCGTTCATCCCGGACACGGACGTGCGGCTGGTCGGCTTCGAGGCCGCGGGCCACGGCGTGGATTCCGGCGAGCACGCGGCGACCCTGACCGCGGGCGAGCCCGGGGTGCTGCACGGCTCGCGCTCGTACGTGCTGCAGGACGACGAGGGGCAGATCACCGAGCCGTACTCCATCTCGGCCGGCCTCGACTACCCCGGCATCGGCCCGGAGCACGCGTATCTGAAGGACTCGGGCCGCGGCGAATACCGGCCGGTCACCGACGACGAGGCGATGCAGGCGCTGCGGCTGCTGTCCCGTACCGAGGGCATCATTCCGGCCATCGAGAGCGCGCACGCGCTCGCCGGCGCGCTCGACCTGGGCAAGGAGCTGGGGAAGGACGGGATCGTCCTGGTCAACCTCTCCGGCCGCGGCGACAAGGACATGGACACGGCGGCCCGCTACTTCGGGCTGTACGACGGGGCCGAGGGCTCCGGCAAGGACGAGGGAAAGGGGGCGGACCAGTGA
- the lgt gene encoding prolipoprotein diacylglyceryl transferase: MNTLAFIPSPSAGEIHLGPVPLRGYALCIIVGVFFAVWLGGRRWVARGGQPGTVADIAVWAVPFGLIGGRLYHVITDYQLYFGEGRNWVDAFRVWDGGLGIWGAVAIGAVGAWIGCRRRGIPLPAWADALAPGLAAAQAIGRWGNWFNQELYGRATDVPWAVKIDPENRPVDSPDLATYHPTFLYESLWCIGAALLVIWADRRFRMGHGRVFALYVALYTVGRFWIEYMRIDDAHEVWGLRLNNWTSVVVFLGAVAYMVISQRRSPGREEVVEPRAPGDDDGGAGGSGGGSGKDAGAAVSMKKAKDGSGTDESAADGSESDDPEPADPADAADDGGSTAEASAQQGSSKKS; the protein is encoded by the coding sequence ATGAACACCCTTGCCTTCATCCCGAGCCCCTCCGCCGGCGAGATCCATCTCGGACCGGTGCCGTTGCGCGGCTATGCGCTCTGCATCATCGTCGGTGTCTTCTTCGCGGTCTGGCTCGGCGGCAGGCGCTGGGTCGCCCGTGGCGGTCAGCCCGGTACCGTCGCCGACATCGCCGTGTGGGCCGTCCCGTTCGGACTGATCGGCGGCCGCCTCTACCACGTCATCACCGACTACCAGCTCTACTTCGGCGAGGGCCGCAACTGGGTCGACGCCTTCCGCGTGTGGGACGGCGGCCTCGGCATCTGGGGCGCGGTCGCGATCGGCGCCGTCGGCGCCTGGATCGGCTGCCGCCGCCGTGGCATCCCGCTGCCCGCGTGGGCCGACGCGCTGGCGCCCGGGCTCGCCGCCGCCCAGGCGATCGGCCGCTGGGGGAACTGGTTCAACCAGGAGCTGTACGGGCGCGCCACGGACGTCCCCTGGGCCGTCAAGATCGACCCGGAGAACCGGCCCGTCGACTCCCCGGACCTGGCGACGTACCACCCGACGTTCCTCTACGAGTCGCTGTGGTGCATCGGCGCGGCACTGCTGGTGATCTGGGCCGACCGGCGCTTCCGGATGGGGCACGGCCGGGTCTTCGCGCTGTACGTGGCGCTGTACACGGTCGGGCGCTTCTGGATCGAGTACATGCGCATCGATGACGCGCACGAGGTCTGGGGGCTGCGGCTCAACAACTGGACGTCGGTCGTGGTCTTCCTCGGTGCCGTCGCGTACATGGTGATCTCGCAACGCCGGTCGCCCGGACGCGAGGAGGTCGTGGAGCCGCGCGCACCAGGGGACGACGACGGCGGTGCCGGCGGCAGCGGCGGCGGCAGCGGGAAGGACGCCGGGGCCGCGGTCAGCATGAAGAAGGCGAAGGACGGTTCCGGGACGGACGAGTCCGCGGCGGATGGTTCCGAATCAGACGATCCCGAACCGGCCGATCCGGCGGACGCGGCCGACGACGGCGGCTCCACCGCCGAGGCGAGCGCACAGCAGGGCTCCTCGAAGAAGTCCTGA
- a CDS encoding DUF2752 domain-containing protein codes for MSDPTEPTGPAGPRGAPGPYGGSGPYADRGPYEDRRGPLVRLAAPAVALVTVGAAVAFVGAVDPNRPGRYPACPLLQLTGIYCPGCGGLRTAHAVAHGDLVAALGANALVVAAFLVFAAVWLRWSWAALRRRPVLSLGALSPVRPRVVHWWVLGGLVLVFSVVRNLPLGAALAP; via the coding sequence GTGAGCGATCCGACCGAACCGACCGGCCCGGCCGGTCCGCGGGGCGCACCCGGCCCGTACGGCGGCAGCGGCCCGTACGCCGACCGTGGCCCGTACGAAGACCGCCGCGGGCCGCTCGTACGGCTCGCCGCCCCCGCCGTCGCGCTGGTGACCGTGGGCGCCGCCGTCGCGTTCGTCGGCGCCGTGGACCCCAACCGGCCCGGCCGCTACCCCGCATGCCCCCTGCTGCAGCTCACCGGCATCTACTGCCCGGGCTGCGGCGGCCTTCGTACGGCGCACGCCGTCGCGCACGGCGACCTCGTCGCGGCCCTGGGCGCCAACGCCCTGGTCGTCGCGGCCTTCCTCGTCTTCGCCGCCGTATGGCTGCGCTGGTCCTGGGCGGCGCTGCGGCGGCGGCCGGTGCTCTCCCTGGGGGCGCTGTCGCCGGTACGGCCGCGGGTGGTGCACTGGTGGGTACTCGGCGGACTGGTGCTCGTTTTCTCGGTTGTCCGGAATTTGCCCCTCGGCGCGGCGCTGGCGCCCTGA